In a genomic window of Deltaproteobacteria bacterium HGW-Deltaproteobacteria-2:
- the tolB gene encoding Tol-Pal system beta propeller repeat protein TolB, which yields MKKFYLISALIWCFFTLPIFDNYVDAKIYVDIDSPNFQQIPIAISDLASKTASTIKPANFGATISDGIKKDLSLTGLFNILNKKSFLENTPPDAKESIRFSDWTTIGADFLLMGNVIQKDKEIIVESRLFEVTRGEILFNKKYISDINSLKTISRKIASDIMLALINDEGDFNTKITFVSKKGSKSDLYVINYDGSELKSVTNHQSIIIAPRWSPDGNFLAFTSFKDGRPGVYIRNFKNGTEKKVAAFEGLNMCGSFSPDSKKLLLTLSKDGNEEIYVLEIASLQLKRLTNNYSIDVSPAWSPDGKRIAFVSNRSGSPQIYIMDADGNNVKRITFEGKYNTSPAWSSHGDHLAYEGLVNDKYQIFSVDEDGNNTLQLTSDAANNESPSWSPSGRQIVYASRKSSKSKICIINSNGLNPRVLIENINKLVMPVWSPRLK from the coding sequence ATGAAAAAATTCTATTTAATTTCAGCATTGATATGGTGTTTTTTTACATTACCGATTTTCGACAATTACGTTGACGCCAAAATCTATGTAGATATAGATTCTCCCAATTTCCAACAAATCCCTATTGCTATTTCTGACTTAGCTAGCAAAACAGCAAGCACAATAAAACCGGCGAATTTCGGCGCTACAATTTCCGATGGAATCAAAAAAGATCTTTCTCTGACCGGATTATTCAATATTCTAAATAAAAAAAGCTTTTTAGAAAACACTCCGCCTGATGCAAAAGAAAGCATTCGCTTTTCGGATTGGACAACTATCGGCGCTGACTTTTTGCTTATGGGGAATGTAATTCAAAAAGATAAAGAGATAATTGTGGAGAGTCGTCTTTTTGAAGTCACCCGAGGAGAAATTCTTTTCAATAAGAAATATATTTCTGATATCAATAGCCTGAAAACGATTTCCAGAAAAATAGCTTCTGATATTATGCTCGCGCTTATCAATGATGAAGGTGACTTTAACACTAAAATTACGTTTGTGTCCAAGAAAGGATCAAAGTCAGATCTTTACGTTATCAACTATGATGGTTCAGAGTTAAAAAGCGTCACCAATCATCAATCCATTATAATCGCGCCGCGCTGGTCGCCCGATGGAAATTTTCTTGCATTCACATCTTTCAAAGATGGCCGGCCCGGGGTTTATATCCGTAACTTTAAAAATGGTACGGAAAAAAAAGTTGCTGCTTTTGAAGGGCTGAACATGTGCGGTTCTTTCTCACCTGATAGCAAAAAATTGTTGCTGACCTTAAGCAAGGACGGCAACGAGGAAATATATGTGCTGGAGATCGCCTCTCTCCAGTTGAAACGTCTGACAAATAACTATTCCATAGATGTTTCTCCTGCCTGGTCACCCGATGGAAAAAGGATAGCGTTTGTTTCTAATCGCTCCGGCTCCCCGCAAATTTATATAATGGATGCCGATGGAAATAATGTAAAAAGGATCACTTTTGAAGGAAAATATAACACATCCCCTGCGTGGTCGTCGCACGGCGATCATCTTGCATACGAAGGATTAGTTAACGATAAGTATCAAATTTTCTCCGTGGACGAAGACGGTAATAATACTTTACAGTTAACTTCCGATGCCGCTAATAATGAATCACCGTCCTGGTCACCATCCGGAAGACAAATAGTTTATGCTTCCCGAAAAAGTTCAAAAAGCAAAATTTGCATTATTAATTCTAACGGTCTAAATCCAAGGGTACTTATTGAAAACATTAATAAATTAGTAATGCCGGTGTGGTCGCCCCGATTGAAATAA
- the pal gene encoding peptidoglycan-associated lipoprotein, with translation MKKILTLIGIFVVIIFGLTIFTGCAEKKSVVTSGSAQEQQVAPAPTPAQIPTDTTKQSDSTDAPTGTTNIQETANEQSSLMEATAKSPISDINFDYDSSSIRPDAREILKTNADYLLKHKTSLVVVEGHCDERGTAEYNMALGQKRAQETKKFLVNLGIQESIIKTVSYGEERPLDPNNNEEAWDKNRRAHFVVTP, from the coding sequence ATGAAAAAGATTCTAACCTTAATAGGAATTTTTGTTGTAATTATATTTGGTCTGACAATTTTTACCGGCTGCGCCGAAAAAAAATCTGTAGTAACAAGCGGCTCTGCGCAGGAACAACAAGTTGCGCCCGCGCCAACACCGGCACAAATACCGACCGACACTACAAAACAAAGCGACAGCACTGATGCCCCGACTGGTACTACTAATATACAGGAAACCGCTAATGAACAGTCTTCACTTATGGAAGCAACGGCAAAATCTCCCATTAGCGATATCAATTTCGATTACGACAGCTCCAGCATCCGCCCCGACGCCCGCGAAATTCTTAAGACTAATGCCGATTATTTACTAAAGCATAAAACTTCCTTAGTCGTTGTTGAAGGACACTGCGATGAAAGAGGAACTGCCGAATACAACATGGCACTGGGGCAAAAACGAGCCCAGGAAACAAAAAAATTTCTCGTTAATTTAGGCATTCAAGAATCAATAATAAAAACGGTTAGCTATGGCGAGGAGCGCCCTTTGGATCCTAATAATAACGAAGAAGCCTGGGACAAGAATAGACGCGCCCATTTCGTTGTTACTCCTTAA
- a CDS encoding alcohol dehydrogenase — MRKTFSFTGAKKIIFGNGSILTLTSHIKEFHAQNPLLVIDKNLAKTDLLEKIANVLIPGGIKFTVYDKVEPEPPIELADEGAKIAVKNKCDIVIGIGGGSAMDVAKAIAVLATNKGSAVDYLGLNKVPKPGLPKIMIPTTAGTGSEVTFTAVFVRKNLKKKEGMNSPYLYPELALLDPELTLSLPPVPTAQTGLDALCHAIESYTSVNSSPVSEMFSLEAIALIAENLRTCVHDGKNIVARERMLLGSLYAGIGLANAGVTAVHSLSYPLGGKYGVGHGLANTMMLLAVMAFNLPAALEKFTDVAAAMGENIEGLPEREAAYLALEAVEALIEDCGIHSSLAQFGIKEKDFPALADVALTVARPLENNPRKITKEDMIAIYAQAF; from the coding sequence ATGAGAAAAACATTTTCTTTTACAGGCGCGAAAAAAATTATTTTTGGCAACGGTTCAATATTGACATTGACCAGCCATATCAAAGAATTCCATGCCCAAAATCCTCTGCTGGTTATTGATAAAAATCTTGCCAAAACAGATTTGCTGGAGAAAATAGCCAACGTTCTTATTCCCGGAGGTATTAAATTTACTGTTTACGATAAGGTTGAACCGGAACCGCCCATTGAACTGGCTGATGAAGGTGCAAAAATCGCCGTTAAAAACAAATGCGATATCGTCATTGGTATCGGTGGCGGCAGTGCGATGGATGTGGCCAAGGCCATTGCCGTACTTGCAACAAATAAAGGTAGTGCTGTTGATTATCTGGGTCTCAATAAAGTGCCCAAACCGGGACTTCCCAAAATCATGATCCCGACGACCGCCGGTACCGGCAGCGAAGTTACCTTTACCGCGGTTTTTGTGCGGAAGAATTTGAAAAAGAAAGAAGGAATGAACAGTCCATATCTTTATCCGGAGCTGGCTCTGCTTGATCCGGAATTGACACTGAGTCTTCCACCCGTGCCCACGGCGCAGACCGGTCTGGATGCTTTGTGTCATGCCATCGAATCATACACATCGGTTAATTCTTCACCCGTGAGCGAGATGTTTTCTCTGGAGGCGATAGCTCTCATTGCCGAAAATTTACGTACCTGTGTGCATGATGGTAAAAATATTGTCGCGCGTGAAAGAATGCTTTTGGGAAGCTTATATGCCGGAATCGGGCTGGCGAATGCCGGTGTGACGGCGGTGCATTCGCTTTCTTATCCTCTGGGCGGAAAATACGGTGTCGGACATGGACTGGCCAACACGATGATGTTGCTGGCGGTAATGGCTTTTAATCTGCCTGCGGCGCTGGAAAAATTTACAGATGTTGCTGCGGCGATGGGAGAAAATATTGAAGGTCTTCCCGAGCGCGAAGCCGCTTATTTGGCTCTGGAAGCCGTTGAAGCTTTAATTGAAGATTGCGGCATTCACTCGTCACTAGCTCAATTCGGCATCAAAGAAAAAGATTTTCCTGCCTTGGCCGATGTGGCGTTGACTGTGGCCAGGCCGCTGGAAAATAATCCCCGCAAAATTACCAAAGAAGATATGATCGCAATTTACGCACAAGCTTTTTAA
- a CDS encoding 30S ribosomal protein S9 — protein sequence MAQQRYYATGKRKSAIARVYMKAGSGNIVVNKRSYDEYFTRPSLKMIIKQPFEITGKKDQFDLYVNVNGGGVAGQAGAVKQGISKALLEYDAELRSVLKKAGFLTRDARVKERKKYGQPGARKRFQFSKR from the coding sequence ATGGCGCAACAACGTTATTATGCAACAGGTAAAAGAAAAAGTGCAATTGCTCGTGTTTATATGAAAGCGGGTAGTGGTAACATCGTAGTCAATAAAAGAAGCTATGATGAATATTTTACTCGTCCCAGTCTTAAAATGATAATCAAGCAACCATTTGAGATTACTGGTAAAAAAGATCAGTTTGATTTATATGTTAATGTGAACGGTGGTGGAGTGGCCGGTCAGGCAGGAGCAGTAAAACAGGGAATTTCTAAAGCTCTTCTGGAATATGACGCCGAGTTGCGATCAGTTCTGAAAAAGGCGGGCTTTTTAACCAGAGATGCCCGTGTCAAAGAACGAAAGAAATACGGGCAGCCCGGAGCCAGGAAAAGATTCCAATTCTCCAAACGTTAA
- a CDS encoding rRNA methyltransferase: protein MILKVKTKNISIVLYKPKYAGNIGSIARAAKNMGIGNIVVVGTSNFDHEAMQQRSTHLAADVLDKIQYSENIVEALGKFNFIVGTTARLGKARGPFISPRAAAGDIVNISQKNKVALLFGPEDTGLANDQLRLCHSVVTIPTSREFTSLNLSHAVMILCYEIFISASPATPSAAATPKLARSQELEGMYGQIKTLLADIGFLNPENPDYWMMHLRRFFSRSSLLSREVGIIRGICRQLEWYAHHKKT, encoded by the coding sequence ATTATTTTGAAGGTCAAAACTAAAAATATCAGCATCGTTTTATATAAGCCAAAATATGCGGGCAATATCGGTTCGATTGCCCGCGCCGCAAAAAACATGGGCATCGGAAACATTGTTGTTGTTGGGACTTCCAATTTTGACCACGAGGCAATGCAACAACGCTCTACTCATTTGGCCGCCGATGTTTTAGATAAAATCCAGTATTCTGAAAACATTGTTGAAGCACTTGGAAAATTCAATTTTATCGTGGGGACAACCGCCCGTCTGGGCAAAGCACGCGGGCCTTTTATTTCTCCGAGAGCGGCGGCGGGTGATATTGTAAATATTTCTCAGAAAAACAAAGTTGCCCTGCTTTTCGGTCCGGAAGATACGGGGCTTGCCAATGATCAATTGCGTCTTTGTCATTCCGTAGTCACCATTCCGACATCGCGTGAATTCACATCGCTTAATCTTTCTCATGCTGTGATGATTTTGTGTTATGAAATATTTATCTCAGCTTCTCCGGCAACTCCGTCAGCTGCGGCAACACCCAAATTAGCGCGATCACAGGAACTGGAGGGGATGTACGGACAAATCAAAACATTGCTTGCCGATATCGGATTTTTAAATCCCGAAAATCCTGATTACTGGATGATGCATTTGCGTCGCTTCTTTAGCCGCTCCTCGCTTTTGTCGCGCGAGGTAGGGATTATTCGCGGTATTTGCCGCCAGCTTGAGTGGTACGCTCACCACAAAAAAACTTGA
- a CDS encoding N-acetyl-gamma-glutamyl-phosphate reductase → MIKAAIFGASGYTGQELTRILSGHPEVKLVAVTSRRFAGKPVSEVFPSLKGLTHLKYQNVNPAQISDICDIIFLALPHGVSMEIAPEFVRAGKKVIDLSADYRLRDIKTYETWYQKHSSAKFIKDAVYGIPELYRQKIKKAKLIANPGCYPTSIILGLAPALKKNILDVSTIIADSASGVSGAGREPLTGSLFCEVDGGFKAYKVGKHRHLPEIEQELNALAGKKFAISFTPHLLPVKRGILSTIYAKLKKDVSLEELHSLYCNFYSKEKFVRICPFGQYPNISSVCGSNYCDIGLAVDLRTKRVIVMAAIDNLIKGAAGQAVQNMNIVCGFEEDAGLRTAPLYP, encoded by the coding sequence ATGATTAAGGCAGCAATATTCGGAGCCAGCGGATATACAGGTCAGGAATTAACCAGAATTTTGTCGGGACACCCCGAAGTAAAATTGGTTGCTGTTACTTCCCGGCGGTTCGCTGGAAAACCGGTATCTGAAGTATTTCCGTCTTTAAAGGGACTGACTCATTTAAAATATCAAAACGTTAATCCGGCTCAGATAAGTGATATCTGCGATATAATTTTTCTGGCGCTACCTCATGGCGTTTCCATGGAGATTGCTCCGGAATTTGTCAGGGCGGGCAAGAAGGTCATTGATTTGAGCGCCGATTATCGCTTGCGGGATATAAAAACTTATGAAACCTGGTATCAAAAACATAGCAGTGCCAAATTTATAAAAGATGCTGTTTATGGCATTCCCGAGCTTTACCGGCAAAAAATAAAAAAGGCGAAATTGATAGCCAATCCCGGTTGCTATCCGACAAGCATAATCTTAGGTCTTGCTCCGGCACTGAAAAAGAACATCTTGGATGTATCCACAATTATCGCGGATTCGGCCTCGGGAGTAAGCGGGGCGGGGCGGGAACCGCTGACGGGATCTCTTTTTTGTGAAGTTGACGGCGGCTTTAAAGCGTATAAAGTCGGCAAACACAGGCATCTTCCGGAAATTGAGCAGGAATTAAATGCTCTGGCCGGCAAAAAATTCGCTATTTCGTTTACGCCGCATTTACTACCGGTGAAGCGAGGCATTTTAAGCACGATTTACGCGAAACTGAAGAAAGATGTTTCTTTGGAAGAACTGCATTCTTTGTATTGCAATTTTTACTCGAAAGAGAAATTTGTGAGAATTTGTCCATTCGGACAGTATCCGAATATTTCTTCTGTTTGCGGATCGAATTATTGCGATATCGGATTGGCTGTTGATTTGCGAACAAAAAGAGTTATTGTAATGGCGGCAATTGATAATTTGATTAAAGGCGCTGCCGGGCAGGCTGTGCAAAATATGAACATCGTCTGCGGTTTTGAAGAAGACGCCGGTTTGCGAACAGCGCCGCTTTATCCCTGA
- a CDS encoding peptidase S41 produces the protein MKKLSTKASLFVIICLGVFVLLGLRNDSNVYAMDKNIYKGIKTFNEVLDMVQKNYVDEVESTTLIQGGINGMVKSLDPHSAFMTPDLYKELEVETQGAFGGIGIEITILKDVLTIVSPIEDTPAFVAGLKSGDQILRIDGKSTKDITIMESVKKLRGPKDTKVTVTIMREKMPAPKDIVLTRAIIQIKSVKVKYFDDIGYIRIAAFQERTADDLNKALKEIGKKLNPMKGLVLDLRNDPGGLLNQAIEVSDVFLKSGTIVSTRGRTKNMETKATAKDNGTELICPIVVLVNEGTASAAEIVAGAMQDNGRALIIGTQTFGKASVQTVIPLEDGSALKLTTARYYTPKGRSIQAEGIKPDIIVKYMKPKEDADNTAWWEDRIKEKDLKGHIKPAKEDGTKVDEPQTQEDKDPSDLVNDNQLKTAIDILKGWDIMKKNLNS, from the coding sequence ATGAAAAAATTATCAACAAAAGCGTCTTTATTTGTCATTATTTGTCTGGGAGTCTTTGTCCTTTTAGGACTGCGTAATGATAGCAATGTTTACGCCATGGATAAAAACATTTATAAGGGTATTAAGACATTCAATGAAGTTTTAGACATGGTACAGAAAAACTATGTTGATGAGGTTGAATCGACAACTTTAATTCAAGGTGGGATCAACGGAATGGTCAAATCTCTGGATCCCCACAGTGCCTTTATGACGCCGGATTTATACAAAGAACTGGAAGTAGAAACACAGGGGGCTTTCGGAGGGATTGGCATTGAGATTACAATTTTAAAGGATGTTTTGACAATCGTTTCACCAATTGAAGATACTCCTGCCTTTGTTGCCGGATTAAAATCGGGTGATCAAATTTTAAGAATTGACGGTAAATCTACTAAAGATATAACTATTATGGAATCCGTAAAGAAACTACGCGGTCCTAAGGATACTAAGGTTACAGTCACGATCATGCGGGAAAAAATGCCGGCACCGAAGGATATTGTGCTGACGCGTGCTATTATTCAAATCAAGAGTGTTAAGGTCAAATATTTTGATGATATTGGATACATTCGTATCGCTGCTTTCCAGGAAAGAACAGCAGATGATTTAAACAAGGCATTAAAGGAAATTGGCAAAAAACTCAATCCGATGAAGGGTTTGGTTTTAGACTTGAGAAATGATCCAGGTGGATTGTTGAATCAGGCAATAGAGGTCTCCGATGTATTTCTTAAATCAGGGACCATTGTTTCCACTCGCGGACGCACAAAAAACATGGAAACAAAGGCAACGGCTAAAGATAATGGTACTGAGTTAATTTGTCCGATTGTTGTTTTGGTTAACGAAGGTACGGCCAGTGCGGCGGAAATTGTTGCCGGAGCTATGCAGGATAATGGCCGGGCTTTGATTATTGGAACGCAAACGTTTGGTAAAGCATCTGTGCAGACAGTTATTCCATTGGAAGATGGTTCCGCGCTTAAGCTGACGACCGCACGTTATTACACGCCGAAAGGACGATCCATTCAGGCGGAAGGCATCAAGCCGGATATTATAGTTAAATACATGAAGCCGAAGGAGGATGCGGATAATACTGCCTGGTGGGAGGACCGGATTAAAGAAAAAGATCTCAAAGGGCATATAAAACCGGCAAAGGAAGATGGTACCAAGGTTGATGAACCTCAGACTCAAGAGGATAAGGATCCTTCTGATTTAGTTAATGATAATCAACTCAAGACAGCTATTGATATCTTAAAAGGATGGGATATCATGAAAAAGAACCTGAATAGCTAA
- the ygbF gene encoding tol-pal system protein YbgF: MKISIYLFLALLALFIAGCATTQDMRALRSELNQKMDEKMDAKMAVVDSELTTLKKNVTALEAMRTGQASAAADITDLRENLQQLRGQVETLKKDFTSNTKKEDQRFDNILLKINFIENFLEIGNKNNSSDASDKVGKSTGGSVAKDPAKKQDKEKAYSAAYQIFKEGNYDKARTEFQNFLANYPDSEYSDNAQFWVGECYFFEQKYESAILEYEKVTKNYPNGNKVPYALLKQGMSFLKLGDKTSAKLLLQQVIKNYPNTSQARIARSSLQEIK; this comes from the coding sequence TTGAAAATTTCTATCTATCTCTTTTTAGCTCTTTTGGCATTGTTCATTGCGGGTTGCGCTACTACGCAAGATATGAGGGCGCTCCGTTCGGAATTAAACCAGAAAATGGACGAAAAAATGGATGCAAAGATGGCAGTAGTGGATTCCGAACTGACCACCTTAAAAAAGAATGTTACTGCACTGGAGGCCATGCGCACTGGGCAAGCCAGCGCAGCAGCAGACATTACCGATTTGCGGGAAAATCTTCAGCAACTGCGCGGCCAAGTGGAAACACTTAAAAAGGATTTTACTTCCAATACAAAAAAGGAAGATCAACGTTTTGATAATATTCTGCTGAAAATCAACTTTATTGAAAACTTTCTGGAGATCGGCAATAAAAATAATTCAAGTGATGCTTCCGATAAAGTCGGCAAATCAACCGGTGGCTCTGTTGCCAAAGATCCGGCAAAAAAGCAGGACAAGGAAAAAGCTTATTCGGCCGCTTATCAAATCTTCAAAGAAGGCAATTATGATAAAGCCAGAACCGAGTTTCAAAATTTTTTAGCTAATTATCCTGACAGCGAGTATTCCGATAATGCCCAGTTTTGGGTTGGTGAATGTTATTTTTTTGAACAAAAGTATGAATCCGCCATTCTGGAATATGAAAAAGTAACCAAGAATTACCCGAACGGTAATAAAGTCCCTTATGCTTTACTCAAACAAGGTATGTCCTTCCTAAAGTTGGGAGACAAAACCAGTGCTAAACTGCTTTTACAACAGGTAATCAAAAACTATCCGAATACCAGCCAGGCGCGTATTGCGCGCTCCAGCCTGCAAGAGATCAAATAA
- a CDS encoding cysteine--tRNA ligase, producing the protein MSQKIFNTATRKKEVFQPIKEGAVGIYVCGITTYDVCHVGHARAAIVFDVVVRHLRMHGYKVTYVKNFTDVDDKIIDRANKEGVSIAEISERYIKLHDEDMAALGVITPTITPRATEHMEDIIALISTLEKQGYAYCVDGDVYFAINNYGKYGDLSGRNLEEMVAGARIDVNDKKKNPLDFALWKKSKKDEPFWESPWGNGRPGWHIECSAMSRRYLGETFDIHGGGEDLIFPHHENETAQSQAATGKPLANYWIHNGFVKVNSEKMSKSLGNIFPVREILKNYHPEVLRLFMLQSHYRSPVDYSESSLTEARAGLIRCYTTLKSIKDTLDKLSADTTTVVNKSSEKKEDYLSKFEKLIDKFNAAMDDDFNTAQALGHVFDMVRLTNNFIVDEKHMPDDIKAEILTKAKQIFDHFGTVLGIFQSSADHFFVSDKETELRKRGLDIEKIEDLIKQRQAARSQKDWSRADAIRQELGRLHIVLKDSADKTSWIIE; encoded by the coding sequence ATGTCTCAGAAAATATTCAACACAGCGACAAGAAAAAAGGAAGTATTCCAGCCTATCAAAGAAGGAGCTGTCGGTATTTATGTTTGCGGCATAACCACTTATGATGTCTGTCATGTAGGGCATGCCCGCGCGGCAATTGTTTTCGATGTTGTGGTCAGACATTTGCGAATGCACGGATATAAAGTGACTTATGTAAAAAATTTCACCGATGTAGACGATAAAATCATCGACCGCGCCAACAAAGAAGGCGTCAGCATTGCCGAAATATCGGAACGCTACATTAAATTACACGATGAAGATATGGCGGCGCTGGGAGTTATAACTCCTACGATAACCCCGAGAGCTACCGAACACATGGAAGATATAATCGCTTTAATCAGTACCCTCGAAAAGCAAGGATATGCTTATTGTGTCGATGGAGATGTATATTTTGCGATAAATAATTACGGGAAATATGGTGATTTATCAGGACGCAATCTGGAGGAAATGGTTGCCGGTGCGCGCATTGATGTTAATGACAAAAAAAAGAATCCTTTGGATTTTGCCCTCTGGAAAAAAAGCAAGAAAGATGAACCTTTTTGGGAAAGCCCATGGGGCAATGGGCGGCCCGGCTGGCATATTGAGTGTTCCGCCATGAGCCGGCGCTATTTGGGGGAAACTTTCGATATTCACGGTGGCGGTGAAGATTTAATTTTTCCGCATCACGAGAATGAAACCGCTCAATCGCAGGCGGCAACAGGAAAGCCTCTGGCCAATTACTGGATACATAACGGTTTTGTAAAAGTAAATTCTGAAAAGATGTCCAAATCGCTGGGCAACATATTTCCTGTCAGAGAAATATTAAAAAATTATCATCCGGAAGTATTGCGTTTATTTATGCTCCAGAGTCATTACCGCAGTCCGGTGGATTATTCGGAAAGTTCGCTTACAGAAGCCAGAGCCGGCTTGATCAGATGTTACACAACATTAAAGAGCATAAAAGATACTCTGGACAAATTATCAGCTGACACAACAACCGTTGTTAACAAATCTTCAGAAAAAAAAGAAGATTATCTAAGCAAGTTTGAAAAGCTTATTGATAAATTTAATGCCGCAATGGATGACGACTTTAACACGGCTCAAGCATTAGGTCATGTATTTGATATGGTCAGACTTACGAATAATTTCATTGTTGATGAAAAGCATATGCCTGATGATATAAAAGCTGAAATTTTAACAAAAGCAAAACAAATATTTGATCATTTTGGAACGGTGCTGGGAATTTTTCAAAGTTCTGCTGACCATTTTTTTGTGTCTGATAAGGAAACCGAGTTGCGTAAACGAGGCTTAGATATAGAAAAAATTGAAGATTTAATTAAACAAAGACAAGCCGCCCGTAGCCAAAAGGATTGGTCCAGAGCAGATGCTATAAGACAGGAACTGGGACGGCTTCATATTGTTCTTAAAGATTCCGCTGATAAAACAAGTTGGATAATTGAATAA
- a CDS encoding DegT/DnrJ/EryC1/StrS family aminotransferase: protein MAGAELIGKEEMKEIMDVLETGILMRYGFDKERKGIYKVREFEEAFAKYCGTSYALGVTSGSTALQIALTAMDVGPGDEVLVPAFTFLATYEAVMEVGAIPVMVDIDDTLNLDPLEIEKKKSQYTKAVIPVHMCGSGANIDKIVEIAHRNKLLVLEDNAQGCGASIKGKKLGSFGDMGTFSFDYVKTVTTGEGGMVITNNLDYYHRSEWYHDHGHDHNPKVSRALEGRTILGFNFRMNELQGALGLAQLRKLDYLIGEQKKNKKFIMDVLAQVPGVGFRAKPDPEGDSATFLAFNLPDENQAQKFQNLLSAEGVDTVCYKRNLWHYVPNWEHFLAKSTANSKKYPFTNPSYKGKVQYTKESIPQAESILGRTLVMGISVKMSQEKLDGIRKGIEQAAKNI, encoded by the coding sequence ATGGCTGGAGCAGAACTAATTGGAAAAGAAGAAATGAAGGAAATAATGGATGTTCTCGAAACAGGCATCCTGATGCGTTATGGTTTTGATAAAGAAAGAAAAGGAATTTACAAGGTTCGTGAATTTGAAGAGGCCTTTGCCAAATATTGCGGCACAAGCTACGCGCTGGGCGTAACTTCCGGCTCGACGGCTCTCCAGATTGCGCTCACGGCAATGGATGTAGGGCCCGGTGACGAAGTGCTTGTACCCGCTTTTACTTTTTTAGCCACTTACGAGGCGGTAATGGAAGTAGGCGCCATTCCCGTGATGGTGGATATTGACGACACCCTCAATCTCGATCCTCTGGAGATTGAAAAGAAAAAATCTCAGTATACCAAAGCGGTAATTCCTGTGCACATGTGCGGTTCGGGCGCCAATATCGATAAAATAGTGGAAATCGCCCATAGAAATAAACTGCTGGTTTTGGAAGATAACGCTCAAGGCTGCGGCGCTAGCATTAAAGGTAAAAAACTGGGCAGTTTCGGCGATATGGGAACTTTCAGCTTTGATTATGTTAAAACGGTGACCACCGGCGAAGGCGGCATGGTCATTACAAATAACCTTGATTATTATCACCGGTCGGAGTGGTATCATGACCACGGCCATGATCATAATCCAAAAGTAAGCCGCGCTCTGGAAGGCAGAACCATTCTTGGGTTTAATTTCCGGATGAATGAACTGCAGGGAGCGTTGGGCTTGGCGCAGTTGCGCAAACTGGATTATCTGATCGGCGAGCAGAAGAAAAACAAAAAGTTTATCATGGATGTGCTGGCGCAGGTTCCCGGCGTGGGATTCCGCGCTAAACCGGATCCCGAAGGAGATTCCGCCACGTTCCTGGCGTTTAATCTGCCGGATGAAAATCAGGCGCAGAAGTTCCAGAATCTGCTTAGCGCTGAAGGTGTGGATACTGTCTGCTACAAGAGAAATTTGTGGCACTATGTTCCCAATTGGGAACATTTTCTGGCGAAGTCTACGGCCAACTCGAAAAAATATCCGTTTACCAATCCGTCTTATAAAGGCAAGGTGCAGTATACAAAAGAGAGCATTCCGCAGGCCGAAAGTATTCTGGGGCGTACGTTGGTTATGGGCATATCCGTGAAGATGAGCCAGGAAAAACTGGATGGGATAAGAAAAGGAATAGAACAAGCCGCGAAAAACATCTAA
- a CDS encoding 50S ribosomal protein L13: MKTYMANAQTADKKWLIADASGKVLGRFASEIALRLRGKHKATYTPHCDTGDFIIVVNAEKIVLTGKKLIDKKYYSYSGYPGGLTETTAGKMLAEKPENLIRTAVQGMLPKTNLGRKMLKKLKVYSGNAHVHEAQCPEKLSI, translated from the coding sequence ATGAAGACATATATGGCAAATGCTCAAACGGCAGACAAAAAGTGGCTCATTGCGGACGCTTCCGGTAAAGTATTGGGAAGATTCGCCAGTGAAATAGCTCTGCGCTTGAGGGGAAAGCATAAGGCTACTTATACTCCGCATTGTGATACCGGCGATTTTATCATTGTAGTTAATGCTGAAAAGATTGTACTTACAGGGAAAAAGCTGATCGATAAAAAGTATTATTCTTATTCGGGTTATCCCGGCGGACTAACAGAAACGACTGCAGGAAAAATGTTGGCAGAAAAACCCGAAAATTTGATTCGTACAGCGGTGCAGGGAATGCTTCCCAAAACCAATCTGGGACGCAAGATGCTGAAAAAACTAAAAGTTTATTCCGGCAATGCCCATGTTCATGAAGCACAATGTCCGGAGAAATTGTCCATTTAA